A region from the Eretmochelys imbricata isolate rEreImb1 chromosome 16, rEreImb1.hap1, whole genome shotgun sequence genome encodes:
- the TOR4A gene encoding torsin-4A yields MDGSQSSTESPTAPKKISLLSSPMRAVIRLRRKVQFLKKNRLHLNLPREQSPELVQTRLLQRQISLSQTNLYNPSMSLFNQATFANSQYFTFDTSVDQSALNKYKRKKSRRKSRVVLYPESSKKYLPAEQKSKAKRCLLLLIGIICFQILNAIENLDDNLQKYDLDGLEKTMHREVFGQKVAVDRIMELLNEYLATHIHNKPLVISFNGPPGVGKSHVGWLLAKHFRSVMDNDFVLQYFVMHHCPNKEATPACQLDLSEKISEMVTRAEIEEKIPLFILDEVELMSPVLLDTLSRFFQPNQTNEFLNAIYILISNIGGNEITTFVLQNVSTDLLHQQRKREELLYVIQPILIHFHPLWKSADIIPFGLLEKSHVINCFLEEMMREGLYPDQSHIENLASQLSYYTTAGREYAITGCKQVGAKVNLL; encoded by the coding sequence CCAAGAAGATCTCTCTGCTTTCCTCTCCCATGCGGGCAGTCATCCGTCTGCGACGAAAAGTCCAGTTCCTGAAGAAAAACCGCCTGCATCTGAACCTTCCCAGAGAACAATCTCCAGAGCTGGTCCAAACTAGGCTTCTTCAAAGGCAGATTTCCTTGAGCCAAACAAACCTGTATAACCCTTCGATGTCCCTCTTTAATCAAGCCACCTTTGCCAATTCTCAGTACTTCACCTTTGACACTTCTGTGGACCAGTCAGCTCTGAATAAATACAAACGGAAGAAGAGCCGCAGGAAGTCCAGGGTGGTGTTGTATCCAGAAAGCTCCAAAAAGTACCTTCCAGCAGAGCAAAAGAGTAAAGCAAAGCGCTGCCTTCTCTTGCTCATTGGCATCATCTGCTTCCAAATACTAAATGCTATTGAGAATCTGGATGACAACCTTCAGAAGTATGACCTAGATGGGCTGGAGAAAACCATGCACCGGGAAGTATTTGGGCAGAAGGTGGCCGTGGACAGGATTATGGAATTGTTGAACGAATACCTGGCCACCCACATACACAACAAGCCATTAGTGATCTCCTTTAATGGCCCACCTGGGGTTGGAAAGAGCCATGTTGGATGGCTGCTGGCTAAACACTTCCGTTCAGTCATGGACAATGACTTTGTGCTTCAGTACTTTGTGATGCACCACTGTCCAAACAAGGAAGCTACTCCTGCTTGCCAATTGGATTTGTCTGAGAAGATTTCTGAGATGGTCACCAGAGCAGAAATAGAAGAGAAGATACCATTGTTTATTCTGGATGAGGTTGAGCTCATGTCTCCAGTTCTGTTGGATACACTCAGCAGATTCTTccaaccaaaccaaaccaacgaGTTCCTCAATGCCATCTACATTCTAATAAGCAACATAGGGGGCAATGAAATCACGACGTTTGTCCTCCAGAATGTTTCCACTGACCTTCTGCACCagcaaagaaaaagagaagaactGCTGTATGTTATCCAGCCTATTCTGATCCacttccaccctctttggaagtCTGCTGACATCATCCCATTTGGTCTGTTGGAGAAGAGTCATGTCATAAACTGCTTCTTGGAGGAGATGATGCGGGAAGGGCTATATCCCGATCAGAGCCATATTGAGAATTTAGCTAGCCAGCTCAGCTATTACACTACAGCAGGCAGGGAGTATGCCATAACTGGCTGCAAGCAGGTCGGAGCCAAAGTCAATCTACTGTAG